The genomic DNA GCCGGTACGGCTGTCCGGCATGGATGACCCTTCGTTACCTGCTTTAATCGGTGAAGCCACCCACCGACAGCTGACCGAAGAAATCGCTTTGCTTGCCGGAGTGGTCAGTAAGTTTGACCGGGCGCGTTTCCTGGCCGGTGAAATGACGCCGGTTTATTTCGGCAGCGCCTTAAATAATTTCGGCGTAGAGCCATTTTTAGAGGCGGTGCTGGAGCTGGCGCCGCCGCCGTCTATCCGTCATACCGAACAGGGTATTATTGACCCGATCAGCGAAGATTTTCGCGGTTTCGTTTTCAAACTCCAGGCTAATATTGACCCGCGGCACCGGGACCGCATGGCCTTCGTCCGGGTCTGTTCCGGACATTTCAAAAAAGATATGCAGGTGCTGAATCCACGTTTAAAGCAGCAGATACGCCTTTCGCGGTCCTTCCGCCTATTCGGTCGGGAACGGGAAACAGTTGAGGAAGCCTTCCCCGGCGACGTCATCGGCATCATCAGCCCCGGCCAGTTGACCATCGGCGATACCGTCACCACCGGCAAACCTATTGATTACGCCCGGATACCCACCTTCCCGCCGGAACATTTCGGACTATTGTTCAATGATGATGTCACCCGCTACAAACAGTTCAACAAAGGCCTGGAACAGTTGGAAGAAGAAGGCGCAATCCAGATCTTCTTTGCAGAAGATTCGCTCAAACGGGAGCCGATCATGGCTGCCGTCGGCGAACTCCAGTTTGATGTGGTAATGGCGCGGCTGAAAGATGAGTACGGCGTTGAAGCCCGGCTATCCCGGCTGGGTTTTACCGGAGCCCGGTGGGCAAGAAACAGCAAATCCGAGCGGCTCGCCCTACCCCGAAGCGTCCGGCGTTGCCGGGATCGCCACGGTGAAACGGTCATCCTGTTCAATTCTGAATGGGAACTGGACTATATCCGCCGGGAGAACCCGGGCCTGACGCTGGCGGAGATGGTCTGAACGGTGGCAGGATTGTTTATTCTTATTGACCCAAGCCCCGTTGGTGCTTATAATAGCCTGACGTGATGTTATTGCGTCGCAAAATATGATTGAATATCAAACTTTACTGGTTCCGGTGGCTGGACGTCCCGAGGATGAGGATGCCCTGGAGCTGGCCTGCAATCTGGCCAGGTGCGCCGGTAATCCCCGGGTGGTGGTGACCCACGTCATTTCAGTTGACCGATCACTGCCGCTGGATGCCGAGCTTGACGCTGAAATCGCCCGCGCCGAAGGCGTGTTGTCGCGGTTTGAAAATCTGGCCCAAAAATTCAACATCCGGATTGAAACCAACCTGCTGCAGGCCCGCTCGGTCGGGCCGGCCATCGTTGATGAAGCGGTGGAACAGAAAGCCGACGCCATCATCATCGGTTCAGGCTACAAGACCCACTTCGGAGAATTCTGCCTCGGCGAAGTGGTGCCGTATGTCCTTCAAAACGCCCCGTGCCGGGTAATTCTGGACCACCGGCCCCAGTTCCTGTAAGGAGTTTCGCATGAAAGTCATTATCATGGGTTGCGGGCGCGTCGGCGCTCAACTGGCGTCGCTGCTGGATGCCGAAGGCCACGACGTCATCGCTTTGGATACCGACTCCTATTCCTTCCGCCGTCTGCCGCAGGAATTCAAGGGTACCGCCCTGGTGGGCAACGGCCTGGAAGAGGACACACTGAAGAAAGCCGGCATAGAAGATGCCGATGCTTTCGTCGCCGTCACCGAGGGCGACAACCGCAACGTCATGGCCGCGCAGATGGCTCAAAAGATCTTTAACGTCCCCAAGGTGCTCTGCCGCATCTATGACCCGTTGCGCCGAGACCTGTATACCATCCTCGGTCTGGAGGCGTTGAGCCCCACCACCATTTTTGCCGAACTCTTGAAAGAAAAGCTGGAGAGCTAAATGTACATCATTATTGTCGGCGGCGGCCGCCTGGGTTATTCACTAACTAAAGCCCTGCTGGGCGAAGGCCATGAGATACTGGTCATTGAACGTGATGCTGCTGTTTGTGACAGCATCAACCGGGAACTGGGCAGCATCTGCCTGCGAGGCGATGCCTGCGAAACCGCCACCCAGGCAACCGCCGGAACCGGCCGGGCAGATATGATGATTGCCGTCACCGGTGGTGATGAGGACAATCTGGTAGCCTGCCAGGTGGGCAAATACCGCTTCAATGTCCCCCGCACCGTAGCCCGGGTTCGCGATCCCCGCAACGAAGCTATTTTCAAGAAACTGGGCGTTGACGTCACCGTCAATTCCACCAATATTATTCTGGAGCGCATTGAACACGAGGTGCCTTCGCATCCGCTGACCCACCTGTTCTGCATCACCGGTGATCAGCGTGACCTGGAGATACTGGAAATCAAAGCGGACACCGGGGAAGCCATCGGTAAGACGATGAATGACATTGACCTGCCGGATAAGGTGGTATTGAGCCTGATCATCCGCCGCAATGAAAAGCCGTTCGTCCCGCGTGGCGACACCGTATTTCAGAAGGGCGATCAGATTATCGCGGTGGCCCCAACTGAAGCAGAAGAAACCCTGCAGCGGTTGTTCAGCGGCAGTTAAAAAAAGAGCCGTCAGACGGCGGCTTCAGCCGGTTCCCCGTCCTCTACCAGCGGAATGCCCAGTTCCCCGGCGATCAGCCGTGCCGTTTCCTCAGCTATTTCACCAGTAATGGCAATGCATTGGGCCATATGCACCGGAGAACCCATGACCATATCACGGGTCAATTTACGGCAGCAGACGGAGTGCCGCCGGGAGATAAAAAATTCATGCAGTTTGCGGGACAGCGCCAGGGCTTTTTCTGACCGCGGATCTCCAGGTGCCGTCCGGCCGAAAAACATCCCGATGGCCAATACTCCGCCGGACAGGGCGCCGCATGTACAGCCAGCCCCGCCAAAGCCTACCGGAAAGCCTGATGCCGCCGCCACCAGCTCTTCCGGCCAATCGGTTTCAAACTCATCACTGATCGTCTTAACGATGGC from Dehalogenimonas sp. W includes the following:
- a CDS encoding peptide chain release factor 3 yields the protein MISNIEEDKTNLTPFQKEVARRRTFAIISHPDAGKTTLTEKFLLYAGALALAGSVRARSSQQHTASDWMSMEKQRGISISATALEMEYQGFHINLLDTPGHQDFSEDTYRTLMAVDSAVMVLDSAKGIEPQTEKLFKVCRMRGIPILSFINKLDHPGRDPLELLDEIERLLGITAVPMNWPVGQAPDFKGVYDLNDHRLRLFQRTEGNKFRVPVRLSGMDDPSLPALIGEATHRQLTEEIALLAGVVSKFDRARFLAGEMTPVYFGSALNNFGVEPFLEAVLELAPPPSIRHTEQGIIDPISEDFRGFVFKLQANIDPRHRDRMAFVRVCSGHFKKDMQVLNPRLKQQIRLSRSFRLFGRERETVEEAFPGDVIGIISPGQLTIGDTVTTGKPIDYARIPTFPPEHFGLLFNDDVTRYKQFNKGLEQLEEEGAIQIFFAEDSLKREPIMAAVGELQFDVVMARLKDEYGVEARLSRLGFTGARWARNSKSERLALPRSVRRCRDRHGETVILFNSEWELDYIRRENPGLTLAEMV
- a CDS encoding universal stress protein; translated protein: MIEYQTLLVPVAGRPEDEDALELACNLARCAGNPRVVVTHVISVDRSLPLDAELDAEIARAEGVLSRFENLAQKFNIRIETNLLQARSVGPAIVDEAVEQKADAIIIGSGYKTHFGEFCLGEVVPYVLQNAPCRVILDHRPQFL
- a CDS encoding TrkA family potassium uptake protein, whose protein sequence is MKVIIMGCGRVGAQLASLLDAEGHDVIALDTDSYSFRRLPQEFKGTALVGNGLEEDTLKKAGIEDADAFVAVTEGDNRNVMAAQMAQKIFNVPKVLCRIYDPLRRDLYTILGLEALSPTTIFAELLKEKLES
- a CDS encoding TrkA family potassium uptake protein, which produces MYIIIVGGGRLGYSLTKALLGEGHEILVIERDAAVCDSINRELGSICLRGDACETATQATAGTGRADMMIAVTGGDEDNLVACQVGKYRFNVPRTVARVRDPRNEAIFKKLGVDVTVNSTNIILERIEHEVPSHPLTHLFCITGDQRDLEILEIKADTGEAIGKTMNDIDLPDKVVLSLIIRRNEKPFVPRGDTVFQKGDQIIAVAPTEAEETLQRLFSGS